Below is a window of Oryza brachyantha chromosome 10, ObraRS2, whole genome shotgun sequence DNA.
CTGGAGAGAGGGAAGATTCAACGTGATCTCAGATTGATCTCCCTAAAAATAAtccctccattttaaaataagttggtCTAACTAGAAGATGAACACACTCTTGGGACAAAGGGAGTAGGAGTAGTTAGCATGAAAACAACaaagattattattattatttttgtaaagCCAGAACTAACTAGTATTTGTTGTTTAGTGAAAGAGGGTGTTCTGGCAAGTCACCGCACTTCAGAAAGTTGGCTAAAATTGAAAGCATCGCAAACTATCCTCTCCATCATATACACTGCTACAGAGCACCTGGAGAATGAATGATATATATACGGTCTTCAGAACCACAGAAGACACAGATGCAGCGAATCTGCTAGActcttttttatgaaattccCTTAACAAAACCTAGTTTTAGGCTCACTTTGattcaaaagaaattcatagaaattttagagaatttcatttctatagaaatttttcctacaaagccctttgaatcaaagaaaaaacccTATGAAATCCCATGGAATGCATCTTCACATccaagttttggagaaaatttaacaagagttggaacctcatggaaaaaattcttttgagtctttatctctacttaaatttctatgtttttcctgtggtctaatcaaacggccgttcctatgtttttctgcatttttaattttcctattagaatcctatgttttccTATTTCTCCGTTTTTCTTATTCATGTGATTCAAACTTCGGTTTCTTTAGTGATTACATCAAAATATCATAGAGATAACATAAACTAACATCAAGACAGACATAAAAACTACTTTTGCCTTAGGATTGATAGAAAGGACAAATGCTATTACTCTTCATGTGTGATTCAAATCAAGAATGCCAAATCGAAGGTTAACGCTAGGTAACAACTAACAAGTGACAATCCACTGAGATATAAATCCactcatatataaatatgaatataattaaaaaaatgcaaacatGAAATGGACATACTTTCTAGCTTCTGCTTACGATAATGTAGTCATAATTTCATATAGATCTCATACTGATATACACAGGGAATTCAGCTGCTTGCCTGCGTGACAAAGGTTCAGTTCAGGTTCAGAAGAATTACCTGATGGCAAAGGTTCAGATTCAGCAACCAGAAGCCACACTATTGTTAGAACTTAGAACCAGACCGGGTTGTTAGAACTTAGAACACACGAGCACTAAGACGCTAAGGCTAAGCATCACCCCGTGAAAATGCTACCACAGCAAGCAGTTCTTTCATAAGAGAGGGGCAGCTCCTGCTCAGATGCTCGaagccgtcggcggcgacgactgcGCTCAGATTCACCGGCGAGCTGAGGAAATGGAGGCACGCCTTCTTCGGCCCGTCGCAGTGGTGCTGATCGGCGAGTGCCAGGATGTTCCCCACCGTGTCGACGCCAATGGATCTGCACAGCCTCTCCTCGCAGATCAGCTTGAGCCTATGCAGGTCGTACCGATCCGCCGCGACGAGCAGATGCTGGCACGtggcgtcgtcctcctcctcctccggcaaCGAGTCGGTGTACACGAAGCGGAGTAACAGCTCGAACACCTGCGCCTCCACGCCCTTGACGCGCACGACGCCGCGGGCGGCGTCGCCCTCCTTCATGGGGCCGTAGAGCTCCGCCGCGAACACCGGCGACCGCGCGGCGAGCACGCAACGGTGCGCGGCGAACGTCTCGGCGCCGACCTGGAACACCACGTCGGCGCCCTTCTCGCTCGCCAGCAGGTCGCCAAGCTGCTGGCCCATGTCGGACGCGGGCACGGACACGAATGCGTTGGCGGGCAGGATCTCGGTCGTCTTCTCGGCGCGGACCTCGCGGACGACAACAATGTCGCACCGGACGGTGAACGAGTCATCCCTGAGATCCTTGGACTTCTCAAAATATTCCCTTCTGATGAACTTCCTATAACCCCAAGACCAAGAACCCTCACCGCCAAAAGTCCTTACTTCGGTCAATGCCTGCGATGATTGCTTCCTCACCCTGTCGGCAAAACGAAAATGGAATCGCGCCTTCACACTCTTGGTGGCGTTGGTCTTTTCGTCCAGCAAGAGGAAAAGCGATATGTGATCGGCGGATTTGGCGGACTTCCCGTTGGGGTAGAAATCGATGCGCCAGCGGTGGCCAGCGGCGGTGAACTGGTTGGAAG
It encodes the following:
- the LOC102716724 gene encoding BTB/POZ and MATH domain-containing protein 1-like: MPRQAQSCIFLYLPNADAAAAAAAAAASSSRPVVSALSSPALPPVPTHLALNPTGASAISTAAAACRGVLSGSVSSIVADTAAGYHLLRIDGYSLTKDIPTGTALTSNQFTAAGHRWRIDFYPNGKSAKSADHISLFLLLDEKTNATKSVKARFHFRFADRVRKQSSQALTEVRTFGGEGSWSWGYRKFIRREYFEKSKDLRDDSFTVRCDIVVVREVRAEKTTEILPANAFVSVPASDMGQQLGDLLASEKGADVVFQVGAETFAAHRCVLAARSPVFAAELYGPMKEGDAARGVVRVKGVEAQVFELLLRFVYTDSLPEEEEDDATCQHLLVAADRYDLHRLKLICEERLCRSIGVDTVGNILALADQHHCDGPKKACLHFLSSPVNLSAVVAADGFEHLSRSCPSLMKELLAVVAFSRGDA